ATTTATCTTATGTTTTATCAACTGAAAATGCTCAGAAGCAAAAAAGTAAAGGAAAAATAAAAAGTAAAGTAGTTCATACAAATGCAACAGATATAGGAGAAATCGAAATTCCTTTACCATCATTAGAAGTACAAAAAAGAATAGTGGAAGTTTTAGATAATTTTGAAAAAATATGTAATGACTTAAATATAGGACTTCCTGCTGAAATAGAAGCAAGACAAAAACAATATGAATTTTATAGAAATTATCTCTTGACATTTGAAGAAAAATCAAGACAAGCTATCTTAGCTTGCGAGCTTGCGCAGTAAGCAGCAAGCCCAAAATCTAATTAAAATTCTTCAATATGTTTATGGCTACGTTGAATTAGAATTAGATAAGGTTGCAAATATTACAATGGGTGTTTCTCCAAATGGAAATTCAATAACAGATACAAAAAATGAAGAAAATATAGAATTTCACCAAGGAAAAACATATTTTGGAGAAACTATGTTGTTACAATCAAACGTATATACAAATGAACCAAAAAAGTATGCTGAAAAGAATAGTATTGTTATGAGTGTGAGAGCACCAGTAGGGGATACTAATATGACAGATAGGAAAATAGCAATAGGCAGAGGTTTATGTTCTATTCTAGCAGATGAAGAAATTTCTACTACAAAATATTTGTATTACTATATACAATCAAATGTTGATAAATTAAAAGCAATGTCAAATGGTTCAACATTTGAAGCTATAAATTCAGAAAATATAAGAAAATTTGCTATTCCTTTACCACCACTAGAAGAACAACAAAGAATAGTTGATATTTTAGATAGGTTTGATAAGTTATGTAATGATATATCAGAAGGATTGCCAGCTGAGATAGAAGCAAGACAAAAACAATACGAATATTATAGAGAAAAACTATTAACTTTAAAAAAGTTGTAGTTTAATTTTCATTAAAAATTTCCTAGCAAAAAAGTTAGGAATTTTTTATTTTTTAGATAAAAAAAGTCTCTTGATGGCTGTATGAGTTCTACGAACTCAATAAACACAGGCTCTTCGAACTAATACGGACGTCAGAGACTAATAAGCATTTAAATTTATATTTTCCTATAGAATAAAAAAATATTGCAAAAAAATACAAAAAAGTATATAATTACTTAAAGAGGAGGGATGTAAGAATGAAGGTATTTATGCTGTCTTTTAAAGTAAATGGAGTAAAAAATATAGAAAAAGAGATTGAAATTAATTTTTATAATAAGACTTTAAAAAGATTTAGTCCTTGTGGTAGTAATGTAAAAGGAATATTTGGACCAAATGGAATAGGAAAAACTTCTATAATAAAAGGAATGGATATACTTAGAAAAATATCTTTAAATGATAATTATTTAACTAATGATTTCAATTTAATTATATTAGATAAAATTATTAATAAAAAAATTGAAAAAGCAAAGTTAGAATTAGAATTTTTAATTATAGATAGCAATAAAAAGAAATCTAGATATGTACATAGTATAACTGTTGCTATAACTTCCCCTAAAGAAATAAAAATATTGTTTGAAAATATAAAGAAAAAAGATCCAAACACAGATCAAATAGTAGGAGAAATTTTAATAGAAAATGGAATTATAAAAAATGATGGATTACATGAAGATGATTTGAAATCTAAAATTGCAGATATTACAAAAAATTTATTAGAAAAAAGAAGTATTATAAACATAGTGAAGCCTTCTGTTCTAAAAAGTATAGACCTAGAAAAGATTCATTATTTTTATAAAAAATTACATATAAAAATTGATAGAGAAGATAGTCATTTAGGATATGCTTTAATGGATAATCCTTTAAAAGATGAAGTACCATTTAATGATTCTGTTGGAAATTATGATATGATTATATCTAAAACTAATTTACAGATATTTGAAGAGTATTTAAAAAGAATGACTAAATTTTTAAAGATATTTAAACCAAATTTAAAAAATATAGAATATGAAAAAAAAGAAGGGAAGGAAGAATATTACATCAATATTTTATTTAAGTATGGCAACTATAAAGTAGACTATGAATTTGAAAGTATGGGTATAAAAAATCTTTTTAAACTATTTATATATTTTGGAGCTTTAAGTGAAGATGAAGTAGTAGTTATAGATGAAATAGACACAAGTATAC
Above is a window of Fusobacterium massiliense DNA encoding:
- a CDS encoding AAA family ATPase, with translation MKVFMLSFKVNGVKNIEKEIEINFYNKTLKRFSPCGSNVKGIFGPNGIGKTSIIKGMDILRKISLNDNYLTNDFNLIILDKIINKKIEKAKLELEFLIIDSNKKKSRYVHSITVAITSPKEIKILFENIKKKDPNTDQIVGEILIENGIIKNDGLHEDDLKSKIADITKNLLEKRSIINIVKPSVLKSIDLEKIHYFYKKLHIKIDREDSHLGYALMDNPLKDEVPFNDSVGNYDMIISKTNLQIFEEYLKRMTKFLKIFKPNLKNIEYEKKEGKEEYYINILFKYGNYKVDYEFESMGIKNLFKLFIYFGALSEDEVVVIDEIDTSIHDIYLNKLIEFFAVDGKGQLVFTAHNITLLQTLKKYKHSIDFINENMEVVSWIKNGNSTPFKSYKDGYIKGLPFNIKEYDFLEIFSQESDVE
- a CDS encoding restriction endonuclease subunit S codes for the protein MRSKQQAQNLIKILQYVYGYVELELDKVANITMGVSPNGNSITDTKNEENIEFHQGKTYFGETMLLQSNVYTNEPKKYAEKNSIVMSVRAPVGDTNMTDRKIAIGRGLCSILADEEISTTKYLYYYIQSNVDKLKAMSNGSTFEAINSENIRKFAIPLPPLEEQQRIVDILDRFDKLCNDISEGLPAEIEARQKQYEYYREKLLTLKKL